The segment GCCGTTCCCGGTTCCACGACCAGCCGCTCGGCCCCGTCGCACAGCGACACGCCCAGCTTCGCCGCGCTCGCGCAAAACGAGGTGACGCCGGGAACGACCTCGGTCGCATACCCGCGCCCCGCAACCCGGTCGCGGATGTAGGAGAAGGTCGAGTACACGCTCGCATCTCCCAGCGTCGCGTACGCCACCGACTCCCCGGCATCGAGCACGGCGCAGATGTCATCGGCGATGCGGTCGTACGATTCGGCGGCCCGCGCACGATCGCGGGACATCGGCGTGCTGCAATCTATGACGCGCTTTCCCTCGAGAAGCGAGCGCACGATGGAATACGCCGTCTGCCTCCCGCTTCCGATATCGGGAACCGCCACGACCGGGCACTCCCCTATGACGCGCACCGCCTTCAGGGTAAGCAGCTCGGGGTCTCCCGGCCCCACGCTCACGCCGTAGAGCACGCCTTTCGCGCATGCGGACGGATCCACCCCCCGGCGCGCGCCTTCTCCCGCTTTGGTGCGAGAGCCTTCCGGATGCGTCATTGCCTCTCCCCTCCCGATGCGATGTAGAGCAGCGCGTTGCAGATCGCGGCGGCGACGTTGCTGCCGCCCTTCCTCCCGCGCGCCACGATGTAGGGCACGTCGAGCTCCATGATCAGCTCCTTGGACTCCACCACGTTCACGAACCCCACCGGGACCCCGACGATCAGGTGGGGGCGCACCATCCGCCCCGCCTCGATCAGCTCGTACAGGCTCACGAGCGCCGTCGGGGCGTTGCCGATGGCGAAGACGAACGGGCGCGACAGCCGGGCGGCGAACTCCATGCTCACCGCCGAGCGCGTCAGCCCCCGCTCGCGCGCCTCGGCAGCCACCTGCGGGTCGGCGATGAAGTTCAGCACCTCGCCGCCGAAGCGCCCCAGCACGCGCTTGTTCACCCCGGAGGCGGCCATGGAGGTGTCGGTGACGATCGACGCGCCCCGCCCCAGGGCCGCGGCGCCGATGGCGGTGGCATGGGGGGAAAACGCCAGGTTGTCCGCATAGTCGAAATCGGCCGCCGTGTGGATGCAGCGCTTGATGACCGGCTCGTTTTCCGGATCGAGCACCCGATCCCCCAGCTCGCGCCCTATGATCTCGAAGCTGCGGCGCTCGATATCGGCCGGCTCGACGCTGACCAGCCTTTCCAACGCACTCATACGCCCTCCTCCAGAATCCGCCCCACCAGGCCCATATCCAACCCCGACCGCACTGCGCACGCCAGCTCGTCGTACTGCCGGGCCCGGTACGCCCCCATATCGAACGCCCGCACCGCTTCGGCGGAAAGCCCCTTCGCCCTAAACAGGCCGCGCACGAGCCGTTCGGTGAACTCGGGGGAATCGAACAGGCCGTGCAGGTAGGTTCCGCACACGTTTCCCGCCACGCACCCGTCGGCGCGCTCCCCCTCCGAGGATCGCAGCATGCAGAAGGGCTCGGCGGCGGGATCGTCCAGAAAGGTTTCCCCCATATGGATCTCGTAGCCCTCGATGCGCGCACCCGACACGCCAGCGGCGATCCCCGAGCGCGCGGTCACGCGCCCGCACGCGCGCACCTGCCGCTTGTCAGAGGCGAAACGCGTCCTCACGGGGAGCAGTCCCAGGCCCGCAAGCGAGCCCGCGCCTTCAACCCCGTCGGGATCCGACACCTCGCGCCCGAGCATCTGATACCCCCCGCACACCCCGATCAGCGAGGTGCCCCGCTCAGCGAGGCGCTTCACCAGCGCCTCCATCCCGCTTTCGCGCATCCAGCGCAGATCGGACAGCGTGCTTTTGGTCCCGGGGACGATGAGGAGGTCGGGAGATCCCAGATCCCGCGGGTTGCGCACGTAGCGCACCCCCACGCCCTCGATGGCGTCGAGGGCCGAAAAATCGGTGTAGTTCGACAGATGGGGAAGCCGCACGACCGCCGCATCGACGAGAACGTCGGCGCGCCGCCGCTCGAGGCGCTCCGATTGGCTGTCCTCCTCGTCGATGTCTGCGTCCGTGTACGGGACCACGCCCGCCACCGGAACGCCCGTGAGGGATTCCAGCTGCCGCAGGCCTGGGGCGAGGATCTCGGGGTCGCCGCGGAACTTGTTCACCACCGTCGCCTTCACCAGCGCCCGCTCGTCGTCGTCGAGCAGCATCATGGTCCCCGCCAACTGGGCAAACACGCCACCTCTGTCGATGTCGCCCACCAAAAGGACCGGAGCGCCCACCCGTTTGGCGACACCCATGTTCACGATGTCGTCCGACTTCAGGTTGATCTCGGCGGGGCTTCCCGCGCCCTCGATGACGATCACGTCGAACCTGCTCGCCAGATCGCGATAGCACTCCATGATGGCGGGAACCAGGTTGCGCTTGTAGGCGAAGTACTCCCGCGCCGCCATCGTGCCGATGGGCCGGCCCTTCACGATCACCTGCGAGCCCGTATCGCTCGTCGGTTTCAGCAGCACGGGGTTCATCGCCGATTCCGGCTCGATCCCGGCCGCCTCGGCCTGCATGGCCTGAGCGCGCCCGATCTCCGCACCGTCGGCGCAGATCGCCGAGTTCAAAGCCATGTTCTGGGACTTGAAGGGCGCCACGCGGTACCCGTCTTGCGCGAATATCCGGCACAGCCCGGCCACGAGCAGGCTCTTGCCCGCACCCGACATGGTTCCCTGGATCATGATCGCCCGCGCGGTCACAGCAGCCATCCCTTCCCTTTCGAAAACGCGCCGTCCCAACCCATGGTAGCGCACCGCGCGGCTAGCCCGGGTAACATCCCAGCACCCGCAAAACCTCGACGGCGCCGGCGAACAGCGCGAGCGCCTGGGCCGCCGTCGCGAGCATCAGCACGTTCGCGCGGCGGATATCCTCGGGTTCGATCGGCCGGACGTCGTCTCCGATGAAGGGCTTTTCGACCCGCACGCCCGCATACACCGCATCTCCCGCCAGGCGCACGCCGAGGGCACCTGCGCAGGCCGACTCGCCGTGAGCGCTGTTCGGCGAAGCGTGCAGGAGCCGATCGCGCGCGAACACGCGCCGGGCCCGCGCGGCGTCGAAACCCGGCAGGGAGGCCGCCGCGCACATCAGGGCGCCGGTGATCCGCGCGGGGACGAAGTTGGCCGCATCGTCGAGCTTCGCCGCGGCGCGCCCCAGATGCACGAACCGCTCGTTTCTGTAGCCGACCATCGAATCGAGGGTGTTGACCGCCTTGTAGCACACGCCCCCCACCGGACCCAGCAGAGCCAGGTAGAACAGGGGCGCGACCACGCCGTCGCACGCGTTTTCCGCCACCGTCTCGACCGCCGCGCGGCACACGCCCGCCCGATCGAGCGAGGCGGTGTCGCGCCCGACGATCATCGACACGGCTCGGCGGGCGTCCTCGAGGCTGCCCTCCCGCAGCGCGCGGAACACGCGCATGGACTCGTCGAACAGCGACCGGGCGGCCAGGCAGTAGTAGCTCGCGACCGCTTCGACCGCGAGCTGCAGCTGCCACGAAACCGCGCCCGCCGCAACCACGAGCGCGGCCGTCGCCCCTCCGAACAGCCCCAGCGTGGCCGAAACCAGGAGAAACCCCGCGATGCGCTCGCGGCGGGGGCCCGCGCCGATGAAGCCCGCGCGCGCGAGCACCCTCTGGAACCGCTCGATGAACGATCCCATCCACCTGACCGGATGGACGAAGCCGTGCGGGTCCCCGATCGCCAGATCGAGGACCGCCCCGATGAGCAAGGCGACAAGGTGAAGCGCCATACCTAGGCCCCGATCCGTCGCGAGAACCGCGCGCACGCTTCGACGAACCGGTTCGCCAACCGGGGATCGGAGCATAGGTTCACGTGGGGAAAGCCGGCGTACATCGTCGGCGTCGCATGCCCGCACTCCCACGAGCGGTCGCTGCGGGGCTTGCGCGCCGTCAGGTCGGCACCCGCGCAATCGCTGTCCCAGTAGTGGAACTCGTGCGCTCGGACGGCCTCCCCTTCCCTGAACAGCAGCGAGTCGCCATGGGGGTGCAGGTTCGCGTATCCGAAGCGCCTCGATCGCCCGGCGGGAAACGCGGTGCCCTCGATGACGCCCGCGCCGGAAAACCGGTTGCGCTGCGCGTCCTCGATGAACTCGTGCAGGTACATGAACCCGCCGCACTCGGCGATGACGGGCATCCCCGCCGATGCCGCCTCGCGCACGCTGCGGCGCATCGAGGCGTTCGCTTCCAGCCGCGCGGCGTGCAGTTCGGGATACCCCCCGCCCAAATACAGCCCGGACGCGTCCGCCGGAAGGCAGGGATCCGACAGCGGGGAAAACCTCCGTATCGTGCATCCCCGCTGTTCGAGCGCGAAGAGCGCATCGGCGTAATAGAAGCAGAACGCCTCGTCGGACGCCACGGCGACCGACACCCCCTCGAAGCGGGGCGCATCCGATCGCACGGTCGATCCGCCGGCGACGCGGCCCCCCTCCGGCAGCCCGTCGCCTGAAACATCGAGCGCACCCGCCCCGTTTGCAAGCGCTATCAGCCCCTCCACATCCACATGGGCCTCGACCGCATCGGCCAGCCGGTCGATCTTCGCATCGATCCCGGCGATCTCGGATGCGGGGACCAGGCCCAGGTGCCTGCTGTCGAACCCGACGTCTTCGAGCGGGGGGAGATACCCCGCGACCGCAACGCCGCACTCGTCTTCGATCAGCTGCTTCATGCGGGGGAAAAACGCATCCGAACAGCGGTTCACGATCACGCTTGCGATGTTGGACGGCGCGCGCAGCCCCAAAAACCCCCGAACCTCGGCCGCCGCCGACAGCGCGCGGCCCCGTCCGTCGACGACGAGGACCGTCGGCGTCGAAGTCGCGACCGCCAGATCCCACGACGACGCCTCGTCGCTCGTCGCTATCCCGTCGTAATAGCCCATCGCGCCTTCGATGACAGCGATGTCGCATCCGCGCGCGTTGCGCGCAAGCGATGCGCGAACGCCGTCGCGCCCCAGCAAGAACAGATCGAGATTGCGGCCCGCAGCACCCGTCACCCGCTCGAGGAACAGCGGGTCGACGTAGTCGGGACCGTTCTTGAATGCGGCGACCGACAGCCCGCGGCGCTGAAGCGCCCGGATGATGCCGCAGGTCAAAGATGTTTTCCCGACGTTCGACCCTGTCGATGCCACCAGCAGCCGCGAAATTCCCACTAGCATGGGCCGCCCCCGACCGCAATCAGGTACACCGGGTTGTTCGCCATCATCATGTGGGACGACCCCACCTGCCGGGCCCGGGCGACCGACACGCTGACGACGTCGGCGCCCTCTATCCCGCGTGCGCGAAGCGCATCCAGGGTCCCCGACAGCGTCTCGATCACGATAGCCGACACCACGATGCGGGCCCGCGGGTTCGCTTCGAGCGCGGCATCGATGATCTCGGCGATGCGACCCGCCGACCCGCCGACGAACACGCAGTCGGGAGCAGGCAGGCCCGCCAGGGCAACGGGTGCCCGCCCCTCGACCACAGAAACGTTCGACGCTCCGAACCGCTCGGCGTTGCGCGCGATAAGCCCGCAGGCCTCGGGGTTGCGCTCGATGGCGAACACCCGGCCTTCGGGCGCGGCAAGCGCGCACTCGACGGACACCGATCCGGTGCCCGCACCCACATCCCATACCGTCGCGTCGGCGGAAATGCGCAGCTTAGACACGGCCAGCACGCGCACCTCCTCCTTGGTCATGGGCACCTCTGCGCGCTCGAAATCGCCGTCGGACAAACACGGTGCCCCGAACGGCCGGGAAAGAGGGCGCTCGTTCAGCGCCACCATGACCGCCAGGTCGCCGAAGCGCTCCTGCGCCACCCGATGGGCGGGACCGGACACGATGCGCTCGCCCCGGGCGCCGAGGTTCTCGCCCGCATGCACCGCCACATCCCCCAGCCCCGCCTCGACCAGCGATGCGCACAGATCGTGCACGCGCGTATCCCCCCCGGTCAGAAAGAAGGTCTTCGCATGGGTCCTCACCGCGCCCGGCGCGTTGCAGGCCCTACCGTGCGCAGACACCAGATGCGCGTCGTGCCACGGCATGCCCAGCTTGGCGAAGAACGCCTGAACCGACGACACGCCGGGAACCAACTCGACCGAGCAGCTCTCGATGCGCGCGAGCCGGGAGGAAAGCAGGCGGGCGCCGCTGTAGAAGCCGACGTCGCCCGACATGAGGATCGCCGCCGCGCTCGCCTCTCCGCGACACGCGGCCGCCTCGAGCTCTTCGACGATCCGATCCATCCCAATCAGCGCCATGCATCGGGCGCCCGAATCGGGCGGAACGAGATCGAGCAGACGCCGCGCTCCGATGACCAGGTCGCTTTCGCGCAGCGCACGCGAGCCGGCAGCGGTGAGCGTACCGGAATCGCCCATGCCGGCGCCGATGATGAAAACCCTCATCTCGCTTCCTCCCCTTCGATCATGCCGTCGATACGGCGAAACACCTCGGCCAGCGTCACGCCCCCCTCGCTGCGGGGACGGCTCACCACCACGCACGCGACGCCGCAGCTGCGCGCGGCGTCGACCTTCTCTTGGAATCCGCCGTGGACGCCGGCCGATTTGGTGACCATCGCCGCGATGTCGTACTCGCGCAGAATAGCCTCGTTGAGCTGCTGGGAAAACGGCCCCTGGACGGCGATGACGTGGCTTGCCGGCAATCCGGCCGCCCGCGCGGCGGACAGCGACTCGCCCACGGGAAGCACGCGCGCCCACACCCGCTCGGCGAAACCCCGTATGTGGCGCGCATAGACGCCGAGATCCTTGGAGCCCGTCGTCAGCAGCACGTTTCCCCCTATGCGATTTAGGCGGTTCACCGCTTCGGCGGCCGCCTCGGCCGAGGGGACCGCTATCTGCGAGTCGGACGGCACGTCTCGCCTCTCCACGCGCATATACGGCACGCCCGCGATCGACGAGGCCTCCCTGATGTTGGCCGTCGCCTCGGCGGCGTAGGGATGCGTGCAGTCCACGACCGCGTCGAAGGGCCCTCCCGGCGCATCGCAGGCGCAGCCCTGCATGAGGCCGACCATGCCTTCGACGTCCAGGCGCGCGAAGAGCGCCGAGACGTTTTCCGCCGTCGGCAGAAGCGACGCGCCGTATTCCGTCGCGCAGCTGGCCGCAAGCTCGATGCCGGGCGCGCCGGCGTAGCGCTCGACCAGCTGGCGGCCCTCGGTCGTTCCCGCGAACACCAGCACCCTCATCGGACGAGCCCCGTATCGTACCCGCGCGGCGTGACCATGCGCCCTGCGACCAAGCGCGTCTGCGAGTTCCCAATGAACACGGTGGTGAACATATCGACCGGCTGGTCGCGCAGCTCCTCCAGGGTCAGCACCCGCGACTCCTCGCCCGCCCGGGCGATGTTGCGCACATAGCCGCACACGGTGGCGGGGTCCTTCGACTCCAGCAGGATGTCGCAGGCGCGGCGCAGGTAGTCGGAGCGCTTGCGCGACGAGGGGTTGTACAGGCACAGCGCGAAGTCGGCACGAGCTGCCGCATCGAGGCGCGAAGCGATGGTATCCCAAGGCGTGAGCAGGTCGGATAGCGATACGACCGCAAAATCGTGCATGAGCGGCGCGCCCAGGACGGCCGCGCCGGCGACAGCCGCCGTCACGCCGGCCACCACTTCGATCTCCATCGGATCGAAATCCCGGGCCAGCTCGAAGCACAGGCCCGCCATCCCGTAGACGCCCGCGTCGCCCGAGCACACCATGGCCACCTCGCGACCCGCCGCAGCCTGGGCAAGCGCGGCGCGGCAGCGCTCGACTTCCGAGCGCATGGGGGTGCTCACCAGCTCCTTTTCGGGGAACCGGTCGCGGATAAGGTCCACGTACACCGTGTAGCCGACGATGAGGTCGCTCGCCTCGAGCGCCCTGCGGGCCCGCTCGGTCATATCCAGCCCGGATCCGGGTCCGAGACCGACGATACGCAAAGCCATAGGGAAAACTCCTTCGCAACGAATGGTTCTAAAACGCCGCCGTCATGCGCGCCAAACCCAGCGCAACGGTGCAACCCTGCGCAGCCCGCTTGGCAAGCACCAGGGACTCCCCCCGCGCCGTCGCCGCGCGCTCGCAGACGTTTCCCACGCCCACGGCTCGCTCGACGAACTCCGACGAG is part of the Berryella intestinalis genome and harbors:
- the cobI gene encoding precorrin-2 C(20)-methyltransferase produces the protein MTHPEGSRTKAGEGARRGVDPSACAKGVLYGVSVGPGDPELLTLKAVRVIGECPVVAVPDIGSGRQTAYSIVRSLLEGKRVIDCSTPMSRDRARAAESYDRIADDICAVLDAGESVAYATLGDASVYSTFSYIRDRVAGRGYATEVVPGVTSFCASAAKLGVSLCDGAERLVVEPGTAAGGGFSPDATRVYLKSGSRLEKLRADLAERGELDDASMVSDCGLPTEAVFPRFAEADLSQGASYFSTVIVKRRGRR
- a CDS encoding precorrin-8X methylmutase, which codes for MSALERLVSVEPADIERRSFEIIGRELGDRVLDPENEPVIKRCIHTAADFDYADNLAFSPHATAIGAAALGRGASIVTDTSMAASGVNKRVLGRFGGEVLNFIADPQVAAEARERGLTRSAVSMEFAARLSRPFVFAIGNAPTALVSLYELIEAGRMVRPHLIVGVPVGFVNVVESKELIMELDVPYIVARGRKGGSNVAAAICNALLYIASGGERQ
- a CDS encoding cobyric acid synthase is translated as MAAVTARAIMIQGTMSGAGKSLLVAGLCRIFAQDGYRVAPFKSQNMALNSAICADGAEIGRAQAMQAEAAGIEPESAMNPVLLKPTSDTGSQVIVKGRPIGTMAAREYFAYKRNLVPAIMECYRDLASRFDVIVIEGAGSPAEINLKSDDIVNMGVAKRVGAPVLLVGDIDRGGVFAQLAGTMMLLDDDERALVKATVVNKFRGDPEILAPGLRQLESLTGVPVAGVVPYTDADIDEEDSQSERLERRRADVLVDAAVVRLPHLSNYTDFSALDAIEGVGVRYVRNPRDLGSPDLLIVPGTKSTLSDLRWMRESGMEALVKRLAERGTSLIGVCGGYQMLGREVSDPDGVEGAGSLAGLGLLPVRTRFASDKRQVRACGRVTARSGIAAGVSGARIEGYEIHMGETFLDDPAAEPFCMLRSSEGERADGCVAGNVCGTYLHGLFDSPEFTERLVRGLFRAKGLSAEAVRAFDMGAYRARQYDELACAVRSGLDMGLVGRILEEGV
- the cbiB gene encoding adenosylcobinamide-phosphate synthase CbiB, with amino-acid sequence MALHLVALLIGAVLDLAIGDPHGFVHPVRWMGSFIERFQRVLARAGFIGAGPRRERIAGFLLVSATLGLFGGATAALVVAAGAVSWQLQLAVEAVASYYCLAARSLFDESMRVFRALREGSLEDARRAVSMIVGRDTASLDRAGVCRAAVETVAENACDGVVAPLFYLALLGPVGGVCYKAVNTLDSMVGYRNERFVHLGRAAAKLDDAANFVPARITGALMCAAASLPGFDAARARRVFARDRLLHASPNSAHGESACAGALGVRLAGDAVYAGVRVEKPFIGDDVRPIEPEDIRRANVLMLATAAQALALFAGAVEVLRVLGCYPG
- a CDS encoding cobyrinate a,c-diamide synthase, coding for MLVGISRLLVASTGSNVGKTSLTCGIIRALQRRGLSVAAFKNGPDYVDPLFLERVTGAAGRNLDLFLLGRDGVRASLARNARGCDIAVIEGAMGYYDGIATSDEASSWDLAVATSTPTVLVVDGRGRALSAAAEVRGFLGLRAPSNIASVIVNRCSDAFFPRMKQLIEDECGVAVAGYLPPLEDVGFDSRHLGLVPASEIAGIDAKIDRLADAVEAHVDVEGLIALANGAGALDVSGDGLPEGGRVAGGSTVRSDAPRFEGVSVAVASDEAFCFYYADALFALEQRGCTIRRFSPLSDPCLPADASGLYLGGGYPELHAARLEANASMRRSVREAASAGMPVIAECGGFMYLHEFIEDAQRNRFSGAGVIEGTAFPAGRSRRFGYANLHPHGDSLLFREGEAVRAHEFHYWDSDCAGADLTARKPRSDRSWECGHATPTMYAGFPHVNLCSDPRLANRFVEACARFSRRIGA
- the cbiE gene encoding precorrin-6y C5,15-methyltransferase (decarboxylating) subunit CbiE, whose amino-acid sequence is MRVFIIGAGMGDSGTLTAAGSRALRESDLVIGARRLLDLVPPDSGARCMALIGMDRIVEELEAAACRGEASAAAILMSGDVGFYSGARLLSSRLARIESCSVELVPGVSSVQAFFAKLGMPWHDAHLVSAHGRACNAPGAVRTHAKTFFLTGGDTRVHDLCASLVEAGLGDVAVHAGENLGARGERIVSGPAHRVAQERFGDLAVMVALNERPLSRPFGAPCLSDGDFERAEVPMTKEEVRVLAVSKLRISADATVWDVGAGTGSVSVECALAAPEGRVFAIERNPEACGLIARNAERFGASNVSVVEGRAPVALAGLPAPDCVFVGGSAGRIAEIIDAALEANPRARIVVSAIVIETLSGTLDALRARGIEGADVVSVSVARARQVGSSHMMMANNPVYLIAVGGGPC
- the cobK gene encoding precorrin-6A reductase, whose protein sequence is MRVLVFAGTTEGRQLVERYAGAPGIELAASCATEYGASLLPTAENVSALFARLDVEGMVGLMQGCACDAPGGPFDAVVDCTHPYAAEATANIREASSIAGVPYMRVERRDVPSDSQIAVPSAEAAAEAVNRLNRIGGNVLLTTGSKDLGVYARHIRGFAERVWARVLPVGESLSAARAAGLPASHVIAVQGPFSQQLNEAILREYDIAAMVTKSAGVHGGFQEKVDAARSCGVACVVVSRPRSEGGVTLAEVFRRIDGMIEGEEAR
- the cobJ gene encoding precorrin-3B C(17)-methyltransferase is translated as MALRIVGLGPGSGLDMTERARRALEASDLIVGYTVYVDLIRDRFPEKELVSTPMRSEVERCRAALAQAAAGREVAMVCSGDAGVYGMAGLCFELARDFDPMEIEVVAGVTAAVAGAAVLGAPLMHDFAVVSLSDLLTPWDTIASRLDAAARADFALCLYNPSSRKRSDYLRRACDILLESKDPATVCGYVRNIARAGEESRVLTLEELRDQPVDMFTTVFIGNSQTRLVAGRMVTPRGYDTGLVR